The Nonlabens spongiae genome contains a region encoding:
- a CDS encoding ATP-binding protein, which produces MNCSIEELHLIPELANVPKEQLDWLRSKGITSHLQVGDYLFEKGDKIDQMFIMISGRVELKMEQNGQYRHIAFMEPRSIGGLLPFSRMSQAIGVGVVVEKCKILAFAKAHFKELTKHYELTEALVHKMTSRVREFTKSNVQQEKMMALGKLSAGLAHELNNPSSAIRRSALELKKNLALYPDKFKKVLTMKLTLEQIDPVNELIFSRIENRPENNLSLMERTEKEDELADYLEAHGTEDGYELAEVLVDFCMDVETMVKVHKVIGNEDFVGVVNWITNVLTTEKLINEIEQSSERIETLVNSVKGYTHMDRSPEKSPADVHKGLDNTLVMLKHKLKKNQVKVEKDYCEDCPLVPLFVSEINQVWTNLIDNAIDAMKNGGVLTVTTRFDKSIYVTIRDTGHGIPQDVIDSIFDPFFTTKPIGEGTGMGLEVSQRIIDQHQGHIKVKSNNSGTSFEVCLPIEQA; this is translated from the coding sequence ATGAATTGCAGTATAGAAGAACTCCACCTCATCCCTGAGCTAGCAAATGTTCCCAAAGAACAGCTCGACTGGTTGCGCAGCAAGGGCATTACCAGCCATCTTCAAGTAGGTGATTATTTATTTGAGAAAGGCGACAAAATCGACCAGATGTTTATAATGATCTCGGGTCGGGTAGAACTCAAAATGGAGCAAAATGGACAGTATCGCCATATTGCCTTCATGGAGCCACGCAGTATAGGCGGGCTGCTTCCATTTTCAAGAATGAGTCAAGCAATAGGTGTAGGTGTAGTCGTGGAGAAGTGTAAAATTCTCGCTTTCGCGAAAGCGCACTTTAAAGAACTCACTAAACACTACGAGCTCACAGAGGCACTGGTCCACAAAATGACCAGCCGTGTACGAGAGTTTACCAAATCAAATGTACAGCAAGAAAAAATGATGGCTCTGGGCAAGCTCAGTGCTGGTCTGGCACATGAACTTAACAACCCATCCAGTGCTATAAGACGTAGTGCCCTGGAACTCAAGAAAAATCTCGCTCTGTACCCTGACAAGTTCAAAAAAGTCCTGACCATGAAACTGACTTTAGAACAAATCGATCCCGTCAATGAATTGATCTTCTCACGTATTGAAAACAGACCAGAGAACAACCTGAGTTTAATGGAAAGAACTGAGAAAGAAGATGAACTAGCTGACTATCTAGAAGCTCACGGAACAGAAGATGGTTATGAACTGGCAGAAGTTCTCGTAGATTTTTGCATGGATGTGGAGACCATGGTAAAGGTTCATAAAGTTATAGGAAACGAAGATTTTGTAGGAGTTGTAAATTGGATCACAAATGTTCTGACCACAGAAAAACTCATCAATGAAATAGAACAATCCAGCGAGCGCATAGAGACACTAGTAAACAGCGTAAAAGGATACACTCACATGGATCGCTCACCAGAGAAATCCCCTGCTGATGTCCATAAAGGTCTCGACAATACACTAGTGATGCTCAAGCATAAACTCAAGAAAAATCAGGTCAAGGTCGAGAAAGATTATTGTGAAGATTGTCCACTGGTACCGCTTTTTGTAAGTGAAATCAATCAAGTCTGGACAAACTTGATCGATAACGCTATTGATGCCATGAAAAATGGCGGAGTCCTTACCGTAACCACTAGATTTGATAAAAGCATCTATGTAACTATAAGAGACACTGGCCATGGTATACCGCAAGATGTTATAGATAGCATATTTGACCCATTTTTTACTACCAAACCTATAGGTGAGGGAACTGGGATGGGACTGGAGGTTTCTCAGAGAATTATAGATCAGCATCAAGGTCATATTAAAGTAAAATCTAACAATTCAGGCACTAGCTTTGAAGTGTGTCTTCCTATTGAACAAGCATGA
- a CDS encoding branched-chain amino acid aminotransferase: MTETHEIVVEKVKESKIGNIDFDNLTFGKTFTDHMLECTWRNGNWENPVIKPYGPIMMEPSAKVFHYGQAIFEGMKAFRDEDDNVFLFRPEDNWKRFNESAKRLAMPEVPEEIFMYGLKKLVDLDREWVRYGDGLSLYLRPFMIASENGVAAAPSTEYKFMVVMSPAFAYYRGDVRVIIASQFSRAADGGIGYAKAAGNYAASFYPNNLALEEGYQQIIWTDAASHEYLEEAGTMNIFVRIGDKLLTAPNNDRILNGVTRRSVIQLAQDKGIEVEVRKISVAEVKEAAESGELKEIFGTGTAAVIVPIKGFKHEEYTHELPVLNDSYASDIKESIKDIHYNRVEDKHGWRVKV, encoded by the coding sequence ATGACAGAGACCCACGAAATCGTTGTAGAAAAGGTCAAAGAAAGTAAAATCGGTAATATAGATTTTGACAATTTGACTTTCGGTAAAACCTTTACAGACCACATGTTGGAATGTACTTGGCGCAACGGTAATTGGGAAAATCCAGTTATTAAGCCATACGGTCCTATTATGATGGAGCCTAGTGCTAAGGTTTTTCATTATGGACAAGCCATCTTTGAAGGTATGAAAGCTTTCAGAGATGAAGATGACAACGTTTTTCTTTTCAGACCTGAAGACAACTGGAAGCGATTTAATGAAAGTGCAAAGAGGCTTGCAATGCCTGAAGTTCCTGAAGAAATCTTTATGTATGGGCTTAAAAAGCTGGTGGATCTAGATCGTGAATGGGTACGGTATGGAGATGGCTTATCGCTGTACTTAAGGCCTTTTATGATCGCCAGTGAGAATGGTGTAGCTGCTGCTCCTTCTACAGAGTATAAATTTATGGTCGTAATGTCACCGGCTTTTGCTTATTATCGTGGCGATGTGAGGGTAATCATTGCGTCGCAATTCTCCAGAGCTGCAGACGGTGGTATAGGTTATGCCAAAGCTGCCGGTAACTATGCGGCTAGTTTCTACCCTAATAACTTAGCTCTAGAAGAAGGCTATCAGCAAATCATTTGGACTGATGCTGCTTCACATGAGTATCTGGAAGAAGCAGGTACCATGAACATTTTTGTGCGTATAGGCGACAAATTGCTTACTGCCCCTAACAACGACCGTATCCTTAATGGAGTTACTCGTAGAAGTGTGATCCAGTTAGCTCAAGATAAAGGTATCGAGGTAGAAGTACGTAAAATTTCAGTCGCAGAGGTAAAAGAAGCCGCAGAGTCTGGTGAACTTAAGGAGATATTTGGAACAGGAACCGCAGCGGTGATTGTTCCTATAAAAGGTTTTAAACATGAGGAATACACCCATGAATTGCCTGTATTAAATGACAGCTACGCCAGCGATATCAAAGAATCAATTAAAGATATACACTACAATCGTGTAGAAGACAAGCACGGCTGGAGGGTAAAGGTATAA
- a CDS encoding iron ABC transporter permease has translation MNKKWYVLFGVAVLLLFLADICLGTIFIHPADVFNSIASTNPESTEHFIITQLRLPRALMAVLTGSGLAVAGLLMQTLFRNPLAGPFVLGISSGSGLGVALLVLGGSVLGWSLLSGLNVVIASILGSIAVFLLITLLSLRIKDTMGLLIVGLMMGSLSGAVVGILSYFSSSEELQRYVFWSLGSLGNLSWNDLMWIVIVFMICAALLIYVIKPLNILLLGESYAKSLGIDIKKTKWILIIISSLLAGSITAFAGPIAFIGLAVPHLARLLQPQMNHKTLIPLVVLLGAVLLLLCDLIAQLPFSSYSIPINAVTSLFGAPLVIWLIYKKRNLHF, from the coding sequence TTGAATAAAAAGTGGTACGTGTTGTTTGGAGTCGCAGTACTCCTACTCTTCCTCGCAGATATATGCCTGGGAACCATTTTCATTCATCCAGCTGATGTTTTCAATTCCATCGCTAGCACAAATCCAGAAAGCACAGAGCATTTCATCATCACCCAATTACGATTACCAAGAGCCTTGATGGCAGTTCTGACCGGTTCTGGACTAGCCGTTGCAGGTCTGCTCATGCAAACCTTGTTTAGAAATCCGCTGGCGGGACCGTTTGTGCTGGGAATTTCCAGCGGTTCTGGATTAGGGGTCGCTTTGCTTGTTTTGGGCGGTAGCGTGCTCGGCTGGTCGTTGCTTTCTGGACTGAACGTGGTCATCGCTAGTATTTTGGGAAGTATTGCGGTTTTTTTGCTCATAACATTGCTGTCGCTGCGCATCAAGGACACGATGGGTTTGCTCATAGTGGGGCTCATGATGGGAAGCCTGAGCGGTGCCGTGGTGGGGATTTTAAGTTACTTCAGCAGTAGTGAGGAGTTGCAACGTTATGTGTTTTGGTCGTTGGGAAGCTTGGGCAACCTCTCCTGGAACGACCTCATGTGGATAGTGATCGTTTTCATGATTTGTGCCGCTTTACTGATTTACGTCATCAAACCCTTGAATATTTTACTATTGGGAGAGAGCTACGCAAAAAGTTTGGGAATTGACATCAAGAAAACTAAATGGATCTTGATCATCATTTCCAGTTTATTGGCGGGTTCCATCACCGCATTTGCCGGTCCCATTGCATTCATTGGGCTCGCGGTGCCGCATTTGGCAAGGTTGCTACAACCACAAATGAACCATAAGACCTTGATTCCGCTGGTCGTTTTACTGGGCGCAGTACTCCTATTGCTTTGCGACCTCATCGCGCAACTCCCCTTCTCCAGCTACTCCATCCCCATCAACGCGGTCACCTCACTCTTTGGCGCACCGCTGGTGATCTGGCTCATCTATAAAAAACGCAACCTCCATTTCTGA
- the mnmD gene encoding tRNA (5-methylaminomethyl-2-thiouridine)(34)-methyltransferase MnmD, with translation MKREIMTTGDGSKTIHMPDLNEQYHSKHGALQEALHVFIEMGMKPMLESHKDSSKLNISEFGFGTGLNAMHTAQFPTEVQINYTGIEAFPVTAEELEAMNYGELLNDPDLFQQLHNTEWENWSPITNDFHLLKHQSKFEYLQGSGDQDLIYFDAFGPRTQPELWTVDIFKICYSMLKTGGFLTTYCAQGQARRNMIAAGFEVERLPGPPGKREMLRAVKVGR, from the coding sequence ATGAAAAGAGAAATCATGACGACGGGCGATGGTTCCAAAACCATTCACATGCCCGACCTCAATGAACAATATCATTCTAAACATGGCGCCTTGCAAGAGGCGCTTCATGTTTTTATAGAAATGGGAATGAAGCCTATGCTTGAATCTCACAAAGATTCTTCAAAGCTGAACATCTCAGAATTTGGTTTTGGGACAGGACTCAATGCCATGCATACCGCTCAATTTCCTACAGAAGTTCAAATTAACTATACAGGAATTGAAGCTTTCCCAGTTACTGCCGAGGAGCTAGAGGCCATGAATTATGGCGAGCTACTGAATGACCCAGATTTATTCCAACAACTTCACAATACCGAGTGGGAAAATTGGAGTCCGATCACTAATGATTTTCATTTATTGAAACATCAATCCAAATTTGAATACCTACAAGGATCAGGAGATCAAGATCTGATCTACTTTGACGCCTTCGGCCCACGTACCCAACCCGAATTATGGACGGTTGATATCTTCAAGATCTGCTATTCTATGCTTAAAACTGGCGGATTTCTTACCACTTATTGCGCACAAGGTCAAGCTCGTCGCAACATGATTGCCGCTGGTTTTGAAGTAGAACGATTGCCCGGTCCTCCTGGAAAGAGGGAGATGCTTAGAGCGGTGAAAGTGGGCAGGTGA
- a CDS encoding aminoacyl-histidine dipeptidase, whose amino-acid sequence MSENVREQEPQSLWNHFADLNAVPRPSKKEERVRQFIIEFAQAHDLIYLEDAIGNVVVKKPATPGMEDREGIIMQSHLDMVHQKNNDTHFDFLTQGIDMYVEDGNVKARGTTLGADNGIGVAAIMAVLSSSDIGHPAIEALFTIDEETGMTGAKELDKNILTSKILLNLDTEEDDEIDIGCAGGVDITASKHYLTHQLENQDFQFKKITVKGLKGGHSGMDIIKGLGNANKLINRLLDSMQKKGEVHIHSFNGGSLRNAIPREATVTVAFRSSATNDIWNAYQSCKNAIENEYKKLESNLSIQIEDAQAGNVITASDSRTLVYALLGIHNGVYRMSPEIDGLVETSNNLARVTLEDGKLEIACLTRSSVESSKEDLASSIVAVMHLAGMETQLSGDYPGWQPNRDSAILEVVENSYKDLFKDQPRVVACHAGLECGLLGERYPGLDMVSFGPNIRGAHSPDERVEIESVQKFWNWLLDVLKNIPKN is encoded by the coding sequence ATGTCAGAAAATGTAAGAGAACAGGAACCTCAATCACTTTGGAATCATTTTGCCGATTTGAACGCCGTGCCCAGACCTTCTAAAAAAGAAGAACGGGTTAGGCAATTTATCATTGAATTTGCCCAAGCTCACGATCTAATCTACCTAGAAGATGCTATCGGAAATGTTGTCGTGAAGAAGCCTGCCACTCCTGGCATGGAAGACCGCGAGGGAATCATCATGCAGTCGCATCTGGATATGGTGCATCAAAAAAACAACGATACCCATTTTGATTTTCTCACTCAGGGAATCGATATGTACGTGGAAGATGGGAACGTCAAAGCCCGTGGTACCACGCTGGGAGCCGATAATGGAATAGGCGTTGCTGCTATTATGGCGGTGCTTTCGTCGAGTGATATCGGGCATCCTGCGATCGAGGCCTTGTTTACTATAGATGAGGAAACGGGTATGACGGGTGCCAAGGAATTGGATAAAAACATTCTGACCTCAAAGATTTTACTGAACCTGGATACCGAAGAAGATGACGAGATCGACATAGGTTGCGCTGGTGGAGTGGACATCACCGCTTCAAAACATTACCTCACGCACCAACTAGAAAATCAAGATTTCCAATTCAAAAAAATCACGGTCAAAGGATTGAAGGGTGGACATAGCGGTATGGACATCATCAAAGGATTGGGGAATGCAAACAAACTCATCAACCGTCTTCTGGATTCCATGCAGAAAAAAGGAGAGGTTCACATCCATAGCTTCAACGGCGGTAGTCTGCGCAATGCCATTCCTAGAGAGGCGACGGTAACCGTTGCGTTCCGTTCTTCGGCGACAAATGATATCTGGAATGCTTATCAAAGCTGTAAGAATGCTATTGAAAACGAATACAAAAAACTAGAGTCTAATCTATCTATTCAGATTGAAGATGCTCAAGCGGGTAATGTAATTACAGCCTCAGACAGTCGTACTCTAGTTTACGCGCTTCTAGGAATTCATAATGGTGTTTATCGCATGAGTCCTGAGATTGATGGGCTTGTGGAGACTTCAAATAATTTGGCTCGTGTAACTCTTGAAGACGGCAAGTTAGAGATTGCCTGTCTTACGAGATCCTCTGTAGAAAGTTCTAAAGAAGACCTTGCATCCAGTATCGTCGCTGTGATGCATCTTGCAGGAATGGAAACCCAACTTTCTGGTGATTATCCTGGCTGGCAGCCTAATCGTGATAGCGCGATACTTGAAGTGGTTGAAAACAGCTATAAAGACTTATTTAAAGATCAACCCAGAGTCGTGGCCTGTCATGCAGGTTTGGAATGTGGTTTATTAGGCGAGCGTTATCCAGGACTTGATATGGTTTCATTTGGACCTAATATTAGAGGGGCACATAGTCCTGATGAGCGCGTGGAGATTGAGAGTGTTCAGAAATTCTGGAACTGGTTGCTGGACGTGTTGAAAAACATTCCTAAAAATTAA
- a CDS encoding ABC transporter ATP-binding protein, giving the protein MMRLEKYRIGYGQCEVARCESDLAFAKAEFISIIGKNGAGKSTLLKSINDRNLRLDGTINIDGYDYETLNAVEKAKKIALVLTEKSFSHFLKVRELLELSRAPYTSFYGKLRDEDQEIIEQVLSDFELAGLAERNLSTLSDGQLQRVLIARSLVQDTPYILMDEPTSHLDINYKTDLLLHLKEYCKSHNKTIIYATHELQIAQALSDKVVSIHEGLAELHAREVFNTSQKLKEIFPSRNISFINGSIQFNF; this is encoded by the coding sequence ATGATGCGACTGGAAAAATATAGGATAGGTTATGGGCAATGTGAAGTGGCGAGGTGTGAGAGTGATCTCGCTTTCGCGAAAGCGGAATTCATATCCATCATAGGAAAAAACGGAGCCGGAAAATCAACTTTATTAAAGTCCATCAACGACCGCAACTTGAGACTGGACGGAACCATTAATATCGATGGTTACGATTATGAGACGCTAAACGCTGTGGAAAAAGCCAAAAAAATAGCGTTAGTACTCACAGAAAAGTCCTTCAGCCATTTCTTGAAAGTGCGCGAACTGCTGGAACTGAGCCGCGCGCCCTACACCTCATTTTACGGCAAGTTGCGAGACGAGGATCAGGAAATTATAGAACAAGTACTCTCCGATTTTGAGTTGGCAGGACTTGCTGAGCGTAACCTTTCAACTCTAAGTGATGGGCAATTGCAACGCGTGCTGATCGCGCGATCACTGGTGCAGGACACGCCCTACATTCTCATGGATGAACCCACGAGCCATCTAGACATCAATTACAAAACCGACCTTCTTTTACACCTCAAAGAATACTGCAAATCGCACAATAAGACGATCATCTACGCAACACACGAATTGCAAATTGCTCAAGCGTTAAGCGATAAAGTAGTCAGTATTCACGAAGGATTGGCGGAACTTCACGCTCGTGAAGTATTCAATACTTCCCAAAAGCTAAAAGAGATATTCCCTTCCAGAAACATCTCTTTCATTAACGGATCTATCCAATTTAATTTTTAG
- a CDS encoding lmo0937 family membrane protein, which translates to MRSLLWLVAVICIILWLLGFLGIGGMDFGSLVHILLVIAIVVILINIISGRRPL; encoded by the coding sequence ATGAGAAGTTTGCTTTGGCTAGTAGCCGTTATTTGTATCATCCTATGGCTACTTGGCTTTTTAGGAATTGGCGGAATGGATTTCGGAAGTCTTGTACACATTTTATTAGTTATCGCTATCGTAGTGATCTTGATTAATATTATATCTGGTAGAAGACCGTTATAA
- a CDS encoding DUF4920 domain-containing protein, whose protein sequence is MKQILVCFVAVLAMVSCKETEQKEEEMPAVNDEQLEEVAYMDYGGKMSDADAISAMEMGEKYATMQTGDTAQVKVKGVIADVCSKKGCWVKVPVGQDTTFVRFEDYSFFLPKNGKGKEVVLEGMAFKSVTPVDELKHYAMDAGKSQEEIDAITEEEVTLKFTATAAKVEAFENPDVFEPAPEATETEE, encoded by the coding sequence ATGAAACAGATATTAGTGTGTTTTGTTGCTGTTTTAGCAATGGTTTCCTGTAAAGAAACTGAACAAAAAGAAGAAGAAATGCCCGCTGTAAATGATGAGCAACTTGAAGAAGTGGCCTATATGGATTATGGTGGTAAAATGAGCGATGCAGATGCTATTAGCGCCATGGAAATGGGAGAGAAGTATGCAACCATGCAAACTGGTGATACGGCTCAAGTAAAAGTCAAAGGCGTGATAGCCGACGTATGCTCAAAGAAAGGCTGCTGGGTAAAAGTTCCCGTAGGTCAGGACACGACATTTGTGCGTTTTGAAGACTATTCCTTTTTCTTACCAAAAAATGGTAAAGGGAAAGAGGTTGTTCTAGAAGGGATGGCTTTCAAATCTGTCACTCCGGTAGATGAATTGAAACACTATGCTATGGATGCTGGGAAGTCGCAAGAAGAGATTGATGCGATCACAGAGGAAGAAGTAACCCTCAAGTTTACTGCAACTGCGGCAAAGGTAGAGGCGTTTGAAAACCCAGACGTTTTTGAACCAGCTCCTGAGGCAACAGAGACTGAAGAGTAA
- a CDS encoding cryptochrome/photolyase family protein → MAGKKPKTLRFILGDQLNHKHSWFKGDQDHIIYHMAEMRQETDYVKHHIQKVVAFFQAMREFAEWLEDKGMQVEYYRFRESENTHDLTKNLKQLIKKHDIEKFEYLAPDEYRLDQQLKEFCKSLDIEWEGYDTEHFFTKRKDVEKYFEGKKRMTMEYFYRDMRKKHDIMIEGDKEPEGGKWNYDKSNRNKWNGDTDIPKEKGFRKDVSEIVDMLEEEGVKTFGRIDKTNFNWPTSRADALKVLNYFCDNLLVHFGDYQDAMHTDEEYLYHSRVSFALNSKMLHPREVIDKVVDKWREDNRKIDISQVEGFVRQILGWREFMRGVYWKEMPSYARCNKLDNQYDLPEFYWTGETDMNCLKHSINNSLDNAYAHHIQRLMITGNYALLTQTHPDQVCDWYLGVYIDAIEWVEITNTRGMSQWADGGIVATKPYVSSGSYINQMSNYCKGCKYKVSKKNAEEDACPFNSLYWNFLDDKQEFFKNNQRMNMMLSTLNKMNKDKLERHKNRANDVIKNPGKY, encoded by the coding sequence ATGGCAGGTAAAAAACCCAAAACTCTTAGATTCATTTTAGGCGATCAACTCAACCACAAGCACAGTTGGTTCAAAGGTGATCAAGACCACATCATTTATCACATGGCCGAGATGCGCCAGGAAACGGATTATGTAAAGCACCATATTCAGAAGGTCGTCGCATTTTTCCAGGCAATGCGTGAGTTTGCTGAATGGCTTGAAGATAAAGGGATGCAGGTGGAGTATTACCGCTTTCGCGAAAGCGAGAACACTCACGATCTCACTAAAAACTTAAAGCAGCTCATCAAGAAACACGATATCGAGAAATTTGAATACCTCGCACCCGATGAATACCGTCTAGATCAACAACTCAAAGAATTTTGTAAATCACTGGACATAGAATGGGAAGGTTACGACACGGAGCATTTTTTTACTAAGAGGAAGGATGTCGAGAAATATTTTGAAGGTAAAAAGCGCATGACCATGGAGTATTTCTACCGTGATATGCGCAAGAAGCACGACATCATGATTGAGGGTGACAAAGAACCAGAAGGCGGTAAATGGAATTACGATAAAAGCAATCGCAATAAGTGGAACGGCGATACTGATATTCCCAAAGAAAAAGGATTTCGCAAGGACGTAAGCGAGATCGTGGACATGCTGGAGGAAGAAGGCGTGAAGACTTTTGGCCGTATTGATAAAACCAATTTCAACTGGCCTACCTCACGTGCAGATGCACTCAAGGTGCTCAACTATTTTTGTGATAATCTGCTGGTACATTTTGGTGATTATCAAGATGCCATGCATACTGATGAGGAATACCTCTATCATTCTAGGGTGAGCTTTGCGCTGAATTCAAAAATGTTGCACCCAAGGGAAGTCATTGATAAAGTGGTGGATAAATGGCGAGAAGACAATCGCAAGATCGATATCTCTCAAGTAGAAGGTTTTGTGCGTCAAATCTTAGGATGGCGTGAGTTCATGCGTGGTGTGTACTGGAAGGAAATGCCCAGCTATGCCCGCTGCAATAAGCTAGACAATCAATACGACTTGCCCGAATTTTACTGGACTGGAGAAACAGATATGAACTGTTTAAAACACTCGATTAATAATTCGCTGGACAATGCCTATGCCCACCACATACAGCGACTCATGATTACCGGTAACTATGCCCTGCTTACCCAAACCCATCCTGATCAGGTCTGCGACTGGTATCTAGGTGTTTATATCGATGCCATTGAATGGGTCGAGATTACAAATACACGAGGCATGTCGCAATGGGCAGACGGTGGTATAGTCGCAACAAAGCCGTACGTAAGCAGTGGAAGCTACATCAATCAAATGAGTAACTACTGCAAGGGCTGTAAATACAAAGTCAGCAAAAAGAATGCAGAGGAAGATGCCTGTCCATTTAACTCGCTCTACTGGAATTTTCTCGACGATAAACAAGAGTTTTTCAAGAATAACCAGCGCATGAACATGATGTTAAGCACACTCAACAAAATGAACAAGGATAAACTGGAACGACATAAAAACCGTGCTAATGATGTAATCAAAAATCCAGGGAAGTATTAG